The Verrucomicrobiia bacterium DNA window CTGCAGGTAAGCGGACAAAAGCCATTTCGCGCCCACAGTCCTGAAGAACATGCCCAGCAGCGCGAGCAAGACTCCCAGCTTGATCAGACTCCACAGAAACCGCATTCTTCCTCCTTGAAAACTTCTTGCATCCCGGAAAAACGCATTCTATAAGGAAGACATGGAGACCGCAAGCCTCGCACTCCCGGACAAGAGCCTGCTGAAACGGCACTTGGAGCGCGTCGCCGTCCCGCGCGACGTGTTCCAGAATCCGGACGGCCTTGCCGCAGTGCGCGATTACGTGGAAAGCGAGCTGGCTCAGCTGGGCTACCGCGTGACGCGGGACCCCTTTGACCTGAACGGCGCGCCCGCGCAGAACCTGATCGCGCGCAAGGCCGCTTCGCGCGAAGGCGCGTACTTCATGATCGGCGCGCACTTCGACGCCGTGCCCGGCACGCCGGGCGCGGATGACAACGCGAGCGGCGTGGCCGCGATGCTGGAAGCCGCGCGCATTCTGGCGCCGCACAAGGCCTCGGACAAAATCGATTTCGTGGCCTTCGACGGCGAAGAGTACGGCATGGCCGGCAGCGAGCACCTGTCGCGCGCGCTGAAAGTTCAGGGCGCGGCGCTCGGCGGCATGATCTCTCTCGAGATGGTCGGCTACACGAGCAGCGCGCCCGGCTCCCAGAAAATCCCGGCGATTCTCAAACCGTTTTATCCGGACACGGGAAATTTTCTCGCGCTGGTCGGCGATCTCGGTTCGATTCCGCTGCTCGCGAAAGCAAAAACCGCCTTCCGCGCCACGCCGCTCGGAAAATCCGGCGCGCGTGCGCTCGTCCTTCCCGCCAAAGGATGGGTTTTTCCCGCATGCCGGCTCTCCGACCACTCGCCTTTCTGGGACCGCGGCTATCCCGCGCTTCTTGTCACCGACACTTCTTTTTTTCGCAATCCGCATTATCATCTTCCCGCGGATAACATCGCGACGCTCGACTTGGATTTCATGGCCTCCGCCGCGGAGGGCGCGGCGCGCCTCGCTCTTGCCGTAGTTGATTCATTTTAAAGCACTTAGCGCGCCAAATTCGGGGTTGACAATTCCGTGACCTTCCTCGATAATATCCCACTTCATTTTTCTAAGTGTTTGCCCTTGTTGAGGTTCTGTGTTTCTCACCCGGCCTCGACCGGTAAAACGCGAGAATTCTGTTGGCTGACAAAAAAGAAGATCCATACAAGTCTCTATGGATGCTGGGACTGGCGCTTACGCTTCCCATGATTCTTGTCAGCGGCCCTATCGCCGGCTATTGCATCGGCGTCTGGTTGATCCAGCAATTTCACGGGCCTTCATTCCTGGTTCCTTTATTGATGGGGCTGGGGCTCCTGGGTTCGGGGCTTCAAAGTTACCGCCTGATCCGGAGACTCGCCCAAAACCAAAAGAATTAAAACTCTGACGGTTCGCAGATGAACGAGCACGACATCGGACACGCCATTCAAGAAGCGGGACATCACGCCGCCGGCGCCGCGCATGCCGTTGCGCACGAAGCTCACGAGCTTCCGAACTTCATCACCATCCTTCACAACATGTACCCCGAAGCCGGCTGGGTGGAATTCCTGGAGAAATGGGAGAACGTTATTTTCTCCCTGATGGCCGTGGCGATCATCAGCACGACCGCGATCCTGGCGGCCCGGCGCAGCAAGCTCGTCCCGGATTCGCTGCAGAATTTCTGGGAAGCTGTCGTCGAAGGCATCAACGGCTTTGCCTGCGGCATCCTGGGCCCCGAAGGCCCCAAGCACGTCCCCTTTCTCGGCACGATCTTCCTCTATATTCTCCTGATGAACTGGAGCGGCCTCATCCCGCTCTTCAAGGCGCCGACGTCCGCGTGGAGCACGACGCTCGCGGTCGGCATTTCGACCATGGTCTACGTGCAGATCACCGGCATCCGCGAGC harbors:
- the atpB gene encoding F0F1 ATP synthase subunit A codes for the protein MNEHDIGHAIQEAGHHAAGAAHAVAHEAHELPNFITILHNMYPEAGWVEFLEKWENVIFSLMAVAIISTTAILAARRSKLVPDSLQNFWEAVVEGINGFACGILGPEGPKHVPFLGTIFLYILLMNWSGLIPLFKAPTSAWSTTLAVGISTMVYVQITGIREQGLANYIKHLAGNPQNIFGIILIPLMFVLNIILELAAVPFSLSLRLFANISSEDRLLFKFAELNVMFKYLPFFFQLFANVLSIIFSMVQAFVFMLLSTVYISLVLPHEEHGHDEHEGQAASHAHAH
- a CDS encoding M20/M25/M40 family metallo-hydrolase gives rise to the protein METASLALPDKSLLKRHLERVAVPRDVFQNPDGLAAVRDYVESELAQLGYRVTRDPFDLNGAPAQNLIARKAASREGAYFMIGAHFDAVPGTPGADDNASGVAAMLEAARILAPHKASDKIDFVAFDGEEYGMAGSEHLSRALKVQGAALGGMISLEMVGYTSSAPGSQKIPAILKPFYPDTGNFLALVGDLGSIPLLAKAKTAFRATPLGKSGARALVLPAKGWVFPACRLSDHSPFWDRGYPALLVTDTSFFRNPHYHLPADNIATLDLDFMASAAEGAARLALAVVDSF